The genomic window TGGAACGGATCCAAGCGGCCTTCGGCCCGGGTTCGGTACGCCGGATCGCCACGCCCCTGGCCCTGATCCGGCTCTCCGAGGGGTCGCTGTCCCGGGCCGAGATCCGCGCCTACTGGATGCATCCGGCCCGGACCGCGTACATGTCGGCGTACCGCTGCTGGCACACCTCGGCCCGCCCGCCGCACCTGCCGGCCGGCCGGGACCGCCCGTTCACGGCCCCGGCCCACCTCAGCGGATCCGCCGGCCCGCGCCGCTACGACGTGGTGGTGGCCGCCGACTGGCGGTTCCTGACCGGCACCCAGCGTTCGGCGCTCGCCGAGATCCGGGCGCTGCGCGAGGCCGGGCTGTCGGTGGCGATCCTGCACCTGGAGGCGCTGCGGTCGATCCACAGACAGCGCCGCTCGCTCAGCGCCGACGTGCAACGACTGATCAACACCGGACAGTTGGACCAGGTGCTGGAGACCGACGACGTCGACACCCAGGTCCTGCTGGTCCGCCAGCCCGAAGTGCTCCAGTTCGCCCCTGAGGACGGCTGCCGGATCCGGCCCCGGCGGCTGCTGCTGGTCGCCGACCGGGCCCCGGCCCGCCGCGACGGCAGCGACCGCCGCTACACGGTGGAAGCGGTCGCCGAGGCGGCCCGGCGGCTGTTCGCGGCCGACCCGCTCTGGTGCCCGGCCGACCCCGGCGTGCGCCCGCTGCTGACCGGCGCCGACCTCACCGGCTTCGACCTGCCGCCGGTCGCCGAACCGCAGGACGTGGCCCGGCCGCTGCCCGCCCGGCGCGGCCCGGCGGTGGTCGGCACCGACCTGTGCGACGCCGGAGTCTGGCCCGGCGACCTGGACTCGGCACTGACCGTGCTGCGCCGGTGCCGGACCACCGACGTGCGCCTGCGGCTACCGGAGAGCCCACTGCGGCCGGCCGGTCTGCCCGCCTCCTGGCTGGTCTACGAGCCCGCCGACCTGGACTCCCGGACCTTCGCCGCCCAACTCGACTTCTACCTGCACTTCCCCCCGGAACACCTGGCCGAGCTGACGTCCCGGCCAGCCCTGGAGGCGGCCGCCACCGGCTGTGTCGTCCTCGTTCCGGAACACCTCGCCGAAGCCTTCGGCGAGACCGCCCTGCCCTGCGCGCCCGAGGACGCGCCGGCCCTGATCGAACGGCTCCGGACGGATCCCGTCCGGTACGCCGCACTGAGCGCCCTGGCCCGCGACGCGGTGGCCCGCGACCACCAGCCGGCCCGGTTCGCCGACCGGATCGCCGGGGTTGTGCGGGACGGAGTTCCGGCGCCCGCCCAACGCGGGCGTAACGGGCCCGCTCCCCGTCCCGTTACCCCGGAGGAAGTGCACCGATGAGGAGTCCCGCATGAGCAAGATGAGCCGAGTCCGCCGCCGTCTGCCGCGCCTGACCGGCCGGCAGGCCGCGGTACTGACGGTCACCGGTGTCCTGTGCACCGGCACGGCGGCCGCCGCCCTCCTCGGGCACCCCAGGATCGCCACCACCCTGCTCGCCCTGCTCGGCGGGGTCATCGTGGCCGGCGTCCTGTTGCTGTTCCGGCGCCTCGCCACCGTGCAGCGGGCCGGCGTGAGCGCCCAGCGCGACCTGCGGACCACCGTCGAGGAGATGCAGCGCCGTCTGGTCGCCGCGGTGGAACGGGAACGTCTCACCGCCGGTGACCGGCACCTGGAACTGGCCGAGGCGATCGCCCGGGTCAAGCAGGTCACCGATCGCAAGGCCGCGTCGTCGCAGCTGCTCGCCCTGCCGCGCGAGTTCGAGGCGACCGTGCAGCTCTTCCAGAGTTTCACCCCGCGGGCGCCGATGCCGTCGTCCGGCGACTTCGCGCTCAACCCGACCGACCTGCTGGAACTACTGCACCTGATCCGGACCCGCAAGCCGCGCCTGGTGCTGGAACTGGGCAGTGGAACCTCGTCGGTGTGGATCGCCTACGTGCTGGAACAGACCGGTGGCCGGCTGATCTCGCTGGACCACGACGCGGGTTACGCCGGCCGGACCCGGACGGCGCTAGCCGTCCACGGCCTGGACACGATCGCGGAGGTACGCGACGCCGCGCTCACCCCGGTCGGCATCGACGGGCGCGACTACCCGTGGTACGACCCGGAGGCCCTGGCCGACCTGCACGACATCGACTTCGTGCTGATCGACGGCCCGCCCGCCTCGACCGGGGCGGACGCCCGCTACCCGGCGCTGCACATGATCGAGAAGCGACTCGCGGACCGGGCCACCATCGTCTTCGACGACGCCGGGCGCCCCGACGAGCAGGCCGCCATGGCCGCTTGGACGGAACGGTTCGACGGGCTGACCCGCGAGGGCGAACTGCTCGGCCGGCACGCGGTGCTGGCGTTCGCCCGGCCGCCGGCACTGGCCGCCGCGTTCGCCTGATGACCGCCACGCTGACCCGGCGCCACACCGATCCAGCGCCGGGCGGCTCCCGGCACGCGTACCGGGGTGACATCGAGGGACTGCGTGCCGTCGCGGTGCTGCTCGTGGTCCTCGCCCACGTGGGAGTGCCGGGGGTGGCGGGCGGGTTCCTCGGGGTCGACGTCTTCTTCGTGGTCTCCGGCTTCCTGATCACCGGGCTGCTCCGGCGGGAGATCGCCACCACTGGGCGGCTCGGCCTGGCCCGGTTCTATGCGCGCCGGGTGGTCCGGCTGCTGCCGGTCGCCACCCTGGTGATCGTGGCGACGCTGGCCGGTGCCTGGTTCTGGGCGCCGCCGGTGCGGTTCGCGACGTTCGCGGCGGATGCTCTGGCCGCGGCCACCTGGACGATGAACCTGCGCCTCGACACGGCCGGCACCGATTACTTCGGAGACCCGGCGCCGTCACCGTTCCAGCACTTCTGGTCGCTCGCCGTGGAAGAGCAGTTCTACCTGCTCTGGCCCCTGCTGCTACTGGCCCGGAGCCGGGTGCTGCTGGTCGCCGTCACGATCGCCTCGTTCGCCTGGTCACTGCATGACATGTCCTACTTCGCGTCGCCGGGGCGGGCCTGGGAGTTGGGCGCCGGCGCGCTGATCTCGCTGGTGACGTGCCGGCGGCGGCCGTGGCTCGGCTGGGCCGGACTGGCGGCTGTCGTCACCGCCGCCCTCGTCTACGACGAGACGACGAGGTGGCCCGGTGTCGCGGCGCTCGTGCCGGTGCTCGGCACGGTCGCGATCATCGCCGCGGGTGGCAACCGGCTCCTGGAGACCGGGCCGATGCGCTGGCTCGGCCGGATGTCCTACGGCTGGTACCTGTGGCACTGGCCGCTGCTCGTGCTGGCCGCCCCGGAGAGCCTGCCCGACCGGGCCGGGGCCGCCGCCCTGGCGCTGGGGCTGGCCGTTCTCAGTCATCACCTGCTGGAGAACCCGGTACGGCGGCACCGTTGGTGGACCGTACGACCGCGCCGTGCTCTCGGTCTTGGTCTGTGTCTGGTCACCGTCACCGCGGTCCTCGCCGCTGCCGGCATGCTGCACCCGCCCGCGATCCCGGCCCGCGGCAGCGCCCCCGACACCGGCCGGGCCGTCGCGACCGCCGGCAACCCGGCCGCCCGGCTGCACCGGCTGCTCGTCGACGCGAACATCGCCACCGACCTGCCCCGCAACCTCACCCCCAGCTTCGACGGCGCGCTCCGGCAGCGACTCGCCCCGCAGCGCGACGGCTGCCACGTCGGCCTCACCGGCCCGTTCCGGCCCCGGAGCGACTGCTCCTACACCACCGGCCGCCGCACGGTCGTCCTCTTCGGTGACTCGCACGCCCTTCAGTGGTTCCCCACTCTGGACGCACTCGCCCGCAAGAACGGCTGGCGCCTCTACAACTTCACCCGCAGCTCGTGCAGCCCCGCCGGAATCGCCGTCGACGAACGCCGGGCCCGGAGCCGCTACCTGGAATGCGACAGGTGGCGGGCCGACGTGCTGGCCCGGATCGCCCGGCTGCGGCCGGCCCTGCTGGTCGTCTCGTCAAGCGTCAACTACCGGCAGGTGCTGACCGGTGCCCCCGCCGACCCGGACGCCGTCTGGCAGACCGGCTGGGTCCGCACGCTGGCCGTGCTGAAACGCGCCGCCGGTCAGGTGGTGCTGCTCGGCGACACCCCGTTCCTCAAGGTGGCTCCCGCCGACTGCCTCAGCAGCAACGCCACCAACGTGTCCGGCTGCGCCGACCCGCGGGCCGAGGTACTTCCCGAACCCCGCTGGCGGGAGATCCAGCGCGCCACGGCCGTCGCCGCGGGCGTCCCGGTCATCGACCCGGTGCCGTGGCTGTGCGCCGACCGATGCCCCCTCGTCGTCGGCGACACCATGGTCTACCGGGACAGCAATCACTTGACCGAGGCGTATGCCCGGCTGGTCGCCCCGGTCATGGAGCAGAACCTGGCGGCTTGGTTCTAGAGGTCGGATCGGGTTTAGGGTGCGAGCCCCCGCCAGAGGGGTGATGGCGGGGGCTCGCGTCGCGGTGCGGGGGCACAGCGACGAACCGGGCTCCCCTTACCTTTCGGCCGTCCCGCCGCCGACTCGAATGCCCACCGGTTGTCTTCCCGTCACCCTTCGGTTGCCGCGACCCGGAGGACTAGGTCAGCGTGACGATCTCGCCGGAGGGGAGGGCCAGCATGATCTCGCCGGTGATCACCTCGTCGCTGGAGGTGGGGGTGGGTTTCAGGAGGGCGGCCACCGCGTCGGCGTAGTGCCGGTGCTGATGGTGGTCCTCCAGGAAACGCAGGCCCCGCTCGGACTGGGTCAGCAGGACCGCCGCGCCGCGGTGCAGGCTCTCCACGGTGGCGGCGACGTCGGCCGGGTCGGCGTAGAGGGCGGCGGCGCCGAAGACCGGGGCGTGGCCGTGCGGGAGGACCGGGATGCAGCCGGCCGCCATCGCGGTCAGGATCTCCGGGCAGGTGGCGGTCGCCGGGTCGTCGGACGGCAGGTACAGGTAGAAGTCGAGCTGGTGCAGGAAGCCCCGGGTGTCGACGTCGGACGGGCGGTAGACGAGCCAGCCGTCCGGTGCGGGCCGGGCGGGCGGGGTGCGGGCCAGGACGCGGACGTCCACGCCGGTGCCGCCCAGTGTCTCGGTGAGGCGCTGCCAGTCGGCCGGGTCGCCGGTGTGGACGCGGCCGATCACGGGCCGGTCGGCGCGGGGGCCGGAACGGTGCAGGCGCCAGCGGCGCAGGTTGACGGTGCCGGGGACGTCAACGGTGGTGACCCTGGTCAGCACAGCGGACAGGGTTGCCCGGCCGGCCGGATCGGTGGGCGCCCAGTGTGGTTCGACGCTGAAGAGGCGGCGGGCCTCGGCGGCGCAGTGGGCGGCGGCCGGGAGCCACGCCGGATCGGCTTCGATCACCACTTTGGCGGCCCGGACGGCGGACGGGGTGCCGGGGGCGAACCCGAGGACGGCCGGGTCGTGGACCAGGACCAGCCGGGCGTGCACGTCGTCGGCGAGGACCACCTGGTCGACGATCCCGGTGTTGATCATCTGTTGGAGCGCGGGGTCCAGCCCCGGTGGCTTACCGGCGACGCCGCCCAGGGTGTCCAGGTGCAGGACGGCGACGGTGCGGCCGGGTTCGACCAGGGCGAGGACCCGTTCGGCGACCGGCCAGGCGGTGTCGCCGTGGGAGTGCCAGTCACCGGCGAGGATCACGTCGTAGCTGGAGCGGCGCAGTCCGGCGTCCCCGGCCAGGCCACGGGGTGCGGCGAAGGCCCGCATCCGGGGCAGGCGCGGGCGCACGGCCGGTTCGAGGCCGTCGGCGATCCGCCGGTGCCAGGCCTGGAAGGCGGACAGGTACGCGTGCCGGGCCGGGCTCATCCAGCCGGGCCCGATCTCGGCGCCGGACAGTGAACCGGCGCTGAGCCGGATCAGGGCGAGCGGGTCCCCGCCGAGGTGCCGCACGGCGGGGCGGCCGAAGACGGCTCGGGCCCGTTCCACGTACTCGGCGTCGGCGCCCTTGCGGACCGGATCCAGATAGCCGAGCCGGTCGAGGGCGGTCTCCCGGCGGATCATCAGGGACGAGAGGTTGTACGACCGGAACTCGGTGAAGCCGGGCCGGGTGATCACCAGGTCCTCGGTGACCCGGATGGCCGCCGACGTGGTCGCGATCAGGGCCGGGTCGTCGATCAGCGGGGCGACCTGCCGTTGCAGGCGCAGCGGGTGGGACCAGTCGTCGGAGTCCTGGAAGGTGACGAACTCACCGCTGGCGATGTCGAGCCCGGCGTTGCGGGCCCGGTAGGTGCCGCTGTTCGCCGGGATGCGGATGATCCGCACTCGCGGGTCGAGGTCGGCGGCCTGGGCCAGCACCGTCTCGTACCCGGTGCCGGAACCGTCGTCGACGACCAGGATCTCGTGGTTGGTCCAGCTCTGCGCGACCAGGGAGCGGACTGCGGTGATCAGTTCCGGTCCGGGCCGGTATGTGGTGACGATCGTGCTGATCCGGTGCGCCGAACCGTGCCGGGTCACCGGCCGGGAGCCGATCCGGTCGAAGCCGGTGGCCGCCTCGGCATCGAAACGGAGCCCGGGTTCCGGGAGCAGGGCACTGAACCGGTCCACCCAGTCCTCCTGAGTGGCCAGGTCGACACCGAGCGCAGTCCGGATCGGGGCTGGCACGTCCGGGTAGTCGGCGATCAGCCGGGCGGCCCGGACCAGGTCACCGGCGGCGAACGCGATCTGCGTGTGCAGCCCCTGATGTTCGGGGGCGACCCCGGCCGGGCCGAAGGTGCGCAACAGCGAGTCGAACAGGACCAGGCCCTCGGCCCGGTCGCCGGGGTGCAGATCCTGGAGGCAGATCACCCGGGCGAGTTCACCGAGCGCCCACGGGTCGGAGTCCGGGAACAGGCGGCCCTCGCGGGCGGCGGCGACCAGCTCGTCGGCCGGCCGGCGGGCCGCCGCCCAGGCCAGCAGCGCCCGGGTGGACGCCGAGCGGGTGTGCAGGGCCGCGGTGGCCGGGCCGCTGGGCGCCACGGCGGTCAGGTTCCGCCAGTGACGTTCCAGCAGCTCCGTGCCGTACGCGTCCGGTGTGCTGTGCTGCCTGCGCAAGGAACCCCCTCAACTGTCGTCCGGATCAACGCGCCGGGGGTGGGGTGCGTGACGCGGGGGGTTCGCGGTTCGTTGAGTGACCATGACCGCGACCGTGCACGACGTGGCGATCCTCTCGGACTTCCGCTATCCGGGTGGCACCTCCGCCAGCATCGCCGCGGAGGTCCGCGCGCAGGCCCGGGCCGGCCTCACGACCGTGCTCGTGCACGTGAGGTCACCGCATCTGAAGGCGAAACGCGCGTTCCATCCGCTGATCACCGAGCTGATCCGGGACGGTTCGGCGACTCTGGCGCCCGAGGGCGAGGAGGTGACCGCCCGGTTGCTGGTGGTCCGTCAGCCGCGGATCTTCACCGAGGACCCGGCCGTACCGCCGCGGGTCCGGTTCGGTCGTGCCGTGCTGGTGCTGAACCAGGCACCGGGCGATGCCGGGGATCCGGCCCGCTACTACGCGTTCGCCGAGGTACGGGAACGGGTCGAGGACCTGTTCGGCGCCGGGATCGAGTGGGCGCCGATCAGTCCGCAGGTGCGGGCCGAGGTGTTGCGCGCGGATCCGGAGGCGAGGCTCACCGCGGTCGACTGGCACGAGATCATCGACGGTGCCGAGTGGTGGCGGGCGCCCGCGTCCCGGACGAGCGACGTCCCGGTGATCGGGCGGCACGGGCGGCCGGACCCGGTGAAGTGGCCGCGGACCAAGCAGGAGCTGCTGCGGGCCTACCCGGACTCGCCGGACGTGCGGGTGCGTGTCCTCGGTGGCGGGGACCTGGCCGTGGAACGTCTCGGCCGGCAGCCGGCGAACTGGGAGATCCTCGAGTTCGGCACGGTCGAACCGGTCGAGTTCCTGCACGGCCTCGACTTCTTCGTCTATTTCCACGACCCGGACCTGATCGAGGCGTTCGGCCGGACGATCATGGAAGCGCTGGCCGCCGGAGTACCGGTGATCGTCGGCGAGCACTTCCGGCCGCTCTTCGGCGACGCCGCGCTCTACACCACCCCGGAGGGTGTGCTCCCGCTGGTCCGTGAGCTGTGGGCGGATCGCGAGCGGTACCGGCAGATCGTCCTGCACGGGCGGGAGTTCATCGAGTCGCGATACGGCTACCCGTCCCACCTGGCCCGGCTCGCCGACCGCGGGATCCGCCCGGGTGCCCCGCGACCGCCGGCTCTGTCCGCACCGCCGCCCACGCCGCCCCGCCCGGTGCTGCTGGTCAGTGACAACGGCGTCGGCCTCGGTCACCTGTCCCGGTTGATGGCGATCGGCCGGCGGCTGCCCGGGGACACCCCGGTGGTGGTGGCCACCCAGTCGCACGGCGCGATGGTCGCCCACCGGGAGGGTTTCCTCACCGAGTACATCCCGTCCCGCAGCGTCCTGGGCCTGCCCCGGCAGTCCTGGTCGGAACTGCTGCGCAGCCGTCTGGAGCACCTGATCGACCTGCACCGGCCGGTGGTGGTGGCGGTGGACAGCGTCCCGCACGACGGCATCGTGGCGGCCACCAGGGCACGCCCGGACGTGACCTGGGTGTGGGTGCGCCGGCCGATGTGGCGGCGAGACACCGGAGCCGAGTGGATCGAGCGCCGGTCCGCTTTCGATCACGTCCTGGAGCCGGGGGAGTTCGCCGAGCCGGCCGACGAGGGCGCGACCGTCGCCGATCGGGACGGGGTGCGCCTGGTCGGCCCGATCACCTATCTGGACCCGGCCGATCTGGTGGAGCCGGAACAGGCCCGGGCCGCCCTGGAGCTGGCTCCCGGCCGTCCGGCGGCCCTGCTGCAGCTCGGCGCCGGGAACATCAACGACATCGCCTCGCCGATCGCCCGGATCGCCCGGCACCTGCGGACCGCCGGGTTCCAGGTGGTGCTGGCCGAGTCGGCGATCGCCACCGAGCCGATGGCGCAACCGGCCGGCACGCACCTGGTCCGGGTCTACCCGATCAGCCGCTACCTGCGCGGTTTCGACCTGGTGGTGAGCGCGGCGGGTTACAACTCGTTCCACGAGCTGATCGCTTTCGGGATCCCGGCCGTCTTCGTGCCTAACCGGGAGACGGCCCTGGACGATCAGGTCTGCCGGGCCCGGTTCGCGGCGGCCGCCGGTGCGGCGCTGATCGTCGAGGACCCGGACGGCGAGGACCTGGACCGGGTGCTGTCCCGGGCGGTACGACAGGACGTCCGGGACGCCCTGAGCCGCCGCTGCGCGGAGGTGGCCCGCCGCAACGGGGCCGGGGACGCCGCGGACTGGCTGGCCGATCTCACTCTGGAGAAGGCGGGAAGCTGATGCCCGACGAGGACGACATGCAGTCGCTGGTGGTCCGGCTGCGCACCATCGAACAGGAGCGGGACGCCTGGCGGGCCCGCTGTGACGGGCTGACCGGGGAACGCGACGAGGAGCGGGCGACAGCCCGGCGGCTGCGGGGCAGTGGCTCGTACCGGCTGGGGCGTGGCCTGGTGACGCTGGCCCGGGATCCGATGTGGCTGATGCGCCGGGCCCGCCGGGCGGTGCCGCCGCGAAGGGCGACCGTGAAACGCCCGCTGCCGGCCCGCCTCTACGTGGCGATCGGGCTGGATCTGCCGACGTTGCGGGAGTTCGTCCAGACGGTCCGCCGCCTGGTGCTGGTGGTGCCGGACCACCGGGCCGTGGTGCTGACCGACAATCCGGAGTTCTCGCTGCTGCGCAAGGCCGGGCTGATCCTGGAGTACCTGCCGGACCGGCAGACCTGGGAACGGCATCGCCCCGATCATCCGTGGGACGTGGTGCTGTCCGAGCGGTTGTCCCGGCTCTACACCGAACACGGCGCGACCCGGGTGAGCTTCGTCGACCCGGAGAAACCGCCGACACTGCCGCAGATGCTGGACACAACCCCGCCGGTACGGGAGTCGTTGCAGCAGTCATGACGGCCCAAACAGCGATATTTCCGGACTTGGTGGTGGAAACGGAGTCCGAAACTCCGCGACTGTGGGGTCACGTCGCCCGCCGGTGCGTCCTCGTCCCGCTCATCGTGCTGACCCCGCTGCTGGCCGTCGCACCCACCCGGGACCACCGGTTCAACGTCTACTGGCACGGCGGCATGTTCCGCGACGACCCGGCCGCCATCGTCTCGCACACCATCGCCAGCGGCGACGCCTACCTGCACCTGGGCAACTTCCGCCCACTCGGCCGGATGCTGGAGAAGAGCCTCGACCTGCTCGCCTTCACCGGCATGCAACAGCTCGGCCTGCCCGCCTCGGTCATGCTGCGGGCCGTCTCGATCCTCGCCGCGGTCGCGCTCACCTTCGCCACGGTCCTGCTCGCCGAGAGCCTGCTCAACCGGGGCCGGCTGCTCGGCTCCACCCCGTCCACGGTGGCGCTGCTGCTGCCGTACGCGGTCGGCGCCGGTTTTGTGGCCGCCGGCCAGGACAGCACCACCATCCTCTTCGGCGGACTCTACTTCGGCACCGCCGCTCTGGTCCTCGGTGTCGCCGCGATCGCCTGCCGCCTCGACCGGTTCCGCTGGTGGCACGGGGTGCTCGCGGTGACCGCCGGGGCGGCGCTGGCGGTCTTCAACGAACCGGCCTACTTCGCCGTCCCGATCACCACCGCGGCGGTGCTGCTGCGCGGCCGTTTCGTCCTCGGCCGGACCTCACGGGAACTGCTCGGCTCAGCCGGTCTCCGGTTCGCCGCCTTGCTCTGGATCGGCTTCCTGCCGGTCTTCGCCACGGTTCGCTGGCTGATCAGTGGTATCTGCGCCGGCGGCGGCTGCTACCAGGGTTCCGACCTGATCGTGGACGGCCGGACGATCCTGCTGCTGCCGGTCCGGATGACCGCCTGGCTGCCGCCGCTGCAGTGGCGGGCGGCCACCGCCTCAACGAGCGGGACCTGGCTGTGGGGGCTGGTGCCGGTGATCGTGCTGGTGCTGCTGACGGTGCTCGCCGTTCGTACCGGCAAGGCTCTGAGAAGCGCCCCGCGTCCGGCGAACCGGGACCTGACCGGCCTCGCCGCCCTCGCCGTCGTGATCGCCGCGGCCGGCGCTCTGCTGGCCGCCTTGAGCGTCGCTGTGCGCACCGCGATGAGCGGCCGGGAACTGTGGGAACAGGGCTGGCGCGATTCGGCGCTCACGGTACCCGGCGGGATGCTGCTGGCCGTCGCGCTGCTGCTGATGGCGGGCCGGCACGCACTGCTCGGGGTACTGGCCGCCGCGGTGCTCTGCGGCACGGTCTCGGCCACCGCGAACCGGGCCTTCGCCGACACCGCGGGCACGGTCCGGGCCGCCCAGCTGGACAACCGGATCGCGGCGGCGATGGGCTCGTTCGAACGCGGCCGTGCCGGAAACGCCCGCCGGTGCGCGCTGCTCGACGAGGCACTACGCGCCAACACCGGTAAACCGTTCCTGCAGCACCGCTACGCCGACTCACTGGACGTGGCGTCCCGGACCCTGGCCGAGGTGCCCTTCTGCGATCGGAGCGCCGGATGATCTCCGTGGTGGCACCGATCTACAACGAGGGGCCCGGCGTGGACCGGTTCGTGGCCCGGCTGTCCGAAGTGCTCGGCGAAGCCAAGATCGACTTCGAGCTGGTCCTCGTCGACGACGGCTCGGCCGACGACTCCTGGTCCCGGATCACCCAGCAGGCACTGATCGACCCGCGGGTCCGCGGCCTGCGGCTGTCCCGCAACTTCGGCAAGGAGGCCGCCCTGCTGGCCGGCCTCGAACACGCCAACGGCGACGCCGTAGTGGTGATCGACTCGGATCTGCAGCATCCGCCGTCCGCCATCCCGCCGATGGTGCGCCGCTGGCAGGAGGGCGCCCAGGTGGTCGAGGCGGTCAAACGCAACCGGGCCGGCCAGTCCCTCGGCAACCGGCTCTCCGCACGACTGTTCAACCGCACGTTCACCAGACTGACCCGGGTGGACCTGGTCGACGCGACCGACTTCCGGCTACTGGCCCGCCCCGCCGTGGACGCGTTGCGCCGCATGCCCGAACACTCGTCGTTCTTCCGCGGCACCAGCAGCTGGATCGGATTCACCCGCGCCACGGTCGAGGTGGAGATCGACCACCGCGAGGGCGGACCGTCCCGCTGGACCGCGCGCGGCCTGGCCCGGC from Actinoplanes derwentensis includes these protein-coding regions:
- a CDS encoding glycosyltransferase, translating into MAEAQPVGLLDDHVTLAGAGAEVSLPNTAMRTRSVAARRVLARAAGIGLDEVLVAARRGDTRRIRRPVKPALLAGLAQTIALQEELPEDRADALALYALIRTGRGAGSLPPAHQALHVQLVYAWQGPANARQLLGAYRNIPDPARRTLEIDLANPHAGGLVAEEAWLARFAELFPEPAPVLLAAPERVPFDRLAGSPGRPAETAGERVSVVVTAYRPGEGLLTAVRSIAAQSWPDLEIILVDDASPGEFDVILAAAADLDPRVRLIRLAENGGTYAARNAGVAAARGDFVTFQDSDDWSHPRRIELQMAPMLTDRALLATTSEGISVSDQLVMTRPGIRRGRVNVSSLLFRKAPVLRRIGGFDQVRKAADSEYLERIQAAFGPGSVRRIATPLALIRLSEGSLSRAEIRAYWMHPARTAYMSAYRCWHTSARPPHLPAGRDRPFTAPAHLSGSAGPRRYDVVVAADWRFLTGTQRSALAEIRALREAGLSVAILHLEALRSIHRQRRSLSADVQRLINTGQLDQVLETDDVDTQVLLVRQPEVLQFAPEDGCRIRPRRLLLVADRAPARRDGSDRRYTVEAVAEAARRLFAADPLWCPADPGVRPLLTGADLTGFDLPPVAEPQDVARPLPARRGPAVVGTDLCDAGVWPGDLDSALTVLRRCRTTDVRLRLPESPLRPAGLPASWLVYEPADLDSRTFAAQLDFYLHFPPEHLAELTSRPALEAAATGCVVLVPEHLAEAFGETALPCAPEDAPALIERLRTDPVRYAALSALARDAVARDHQPARFADRIAGVVRDGVPAPAQRGRNGPAPRPVTPEEVHR
- a CDS encoding O-methyltransferase, which translates into the protein MSKMSRVRRRLPRLTGRQAAVLTVTGVLCTGTAAAALLGHPRIATTLLALLGGVIVAGVLLLFRRLATVQRAGVSAQRDLRTTVEEMQRRLVAAVERERLTAGDRHLELAEAIARVKQVTDRKAASSQLLALPREFEATVQLFQSFTPRAPMPSSGDFALNPTDLLELLHLIRTRKPRLVLELGSGTSSVWIAYVLEQTGGRLISLDHDAGYAGRTRTALAVHGLDTIAEVRDAALTPVGIDGRDYPWYDPEALADLHDIDFVLIDGPPASTGADARYPALHMIEKRLADRATIVFDDAGRPDEQAAMAAWTERFDGLTREGELLGRHAVLAFARPPALAAAFA
- a CDS encoding acyltransferase family protein, which translates into the protein MTATLTRRHTDPAPGGSRHAYRGDIEGLRAVAVLLVVLAHVGVPGVAGGFLGVDVFFVVSGFLITGLLRREIATTGRLGLARFYARRVVRLLPVATLVIVATLAGAWFWAPPVRFATFAADALAAATWTMNLRLDTAGTDYFGDPAPSPFQHFWSLAVEEQFYLLWPLLLLARSRVLLVAVTIASFAWSLHDMSYFASPGRAWELGAGALISLVTCRRRPWLGWAGLAAVVTAALVYDETTRWPGVAALVPVLGTVAIIAAGGNRLLETGPMRWLGRMSYGWYLWHWPLLVLAAPESLPDRAGAAALALGLAVLSHHLLENPVRRHRWWTVRPRRALGLGLCLVTVTAVLAAAGMLHPPAIPARGSAPDTGRAVATAGNPAARLHRLLVDANIATDLPRNLTPSFDGALRQRLAPQRDGCHVGLTGPFRPRSDCSYTTGRRTVVLFGDSHALQWFPTLDALARKNGWRLYNFTRSSCSPAGIAVDERRARSRYLECDRWRADVLARIARLRPALLVVSSSVNYRQVLTGAPADPDAVWQTGWVRTLAVLKRAAGQVVLLGDTPFLKVAPADCLSSNATNVSGCADPRAEVLPEPRWREIQRATAVAAGVPVIDPVPWLCADRCPLVVGDTMVYRDSNHLTEAYARLVAPVMEQNLAAWF
- a CDS encoding glycosyltransferase family A protein; protein product: MRRQHSTPDAYGTELLERHWRNLTAVAPSGPATAALHTRSASTRALLAWAAARRPADELVAAAREGRLFPDSDPWALGELARVICLQDLHPGDRAEGLVLFDSLLRTFGPAGVAPEHQGLHTQIAFAAGDLVRAARLIADYPDVPAPIRTALGVDLATQEDWVDRFSALLPEPGLRFDAEAATGFDRIGSRPVTRHGSAHRISTIVTTYRPGPELITAVRSLVAQSWTNHEILVVDDGSGTGYETVLAQAADLDPRVRIIRIPANSGTYRARNAGLDIASGEFVTFQDSDDWSHPLRLQRQVAPLIDDPALIATTSAAIRVTEDLVITRPGFTEFRSYNLSSLMIRRETALDRLGYLDPVRKGADAEYVERARAVFGRPAVRHLGGDPLALIRLSAGSLSGAEIGPGWMSPARHAYLSAFQAWHRRIADGLEPAVRPRLPRMRAFAAPRGLAGDAGLRRSSYDVILAGDWHSHGDTAWPVAERVLALVEPGRTVAVLHLDTLGGVAGKPPGLDPALQQMINTGIVDQVVLADDVHARLVLVHDPAVLGFAPGTPSAVRAAKVVIEADPAWLPAAAHCAAEARRLFSVEPHWAPTDPAGRATLSAVLTRVTTVDVPGTVNLRRWRLHRSGPRADRPVIGRVHTGDPADWQRLTETLGGTGVDVRVLARTPPARPAPDGWLVYRPSDVDTRGFLHQLDFYLYLPSDDPATATCPEILTAMAAGCIPVLPHGHAPVFGAAALYADPADVAATVESLHRGAAVLLTQSERGLRFLEDHHQHRHYADAVAALLKPTPTSSDEVITGEIMLALPSGEIVTLT
- a CDS encoding glycosyltransferase → MTATVHDVAILSDFRYPGGTSASIAAEVRAQARAGLTTVLVHVRSPHLKAKRAFHPLITELIRDGSATLAPEGEEVTARLLVVRQPRIFTEDPAVPPRVRFGRAVLVLNQAPGDAGDPARYYAFAEVRERVEDLFGAGIEWAPISPQVRAEVLRADPEARLTAVDWHEIIDGAEWWRAPASRTSDVPVIGRHGRPDPVKWPRTKQELLRAYPDSPDVRVRVLGGGDLAVERLGRQPANWEILEFGTVEPVEFLHGLDFFVYFHDPDLIEAFGRTIMEALAAGVPVIVGEHFRPLFGDAALYTTPEGVLPLVRELWADRERYRQIVLHGREFIESRYGYPSHLARLADRGIRPGAPRPPALSAPPPTPPRPVLLVSDNGVGLGHLSRLMAIGRRLPGDTPVVVATQSHGAMVAHREGFLTEYIPSRSVLGLPRQSWSELLRSRLEHLIDLHRPVVVAVDSVPHDGIVAATRARPDVTWVWVRRPMWRRDTGAEWIERRSAFDHVLEPGEFAEPADEGATVADRDGVRLVGPITYLDPADLVEPEQARAALELAPGRPAALLQLGAGNINDIASPIARIARHLRTAGFQVVLAESAIATEPMAQPAGTHLVRVYPISRYLRGFDLVVSAAGYNSFHELIAFGIPAVFVPNRETALDDQVCRARFAAAAGAALIVEDPDGEDLDRVLSRAVRQDVRDALSRRCAEVARRNGAGDAADWLADLTLEKAGS